A section of the Platichthys flesus chromosome 22, fPlaFle2.1, whole genome shotgun sequence genome encodes:
- the LOC133933557 gene encoding histone H2B-like, which yields MPDVAKPAPKKGSKKAVAKAPGKGGKKRRKSRKESYAIYVYKVLKQVHPDTGISSKAMGIMNSFVSDIFERIAGEASRLAHYNKRSTITSREIQTAVRLLLPGELAKHAVSEGTKAVTKYTSSK from the coding sequence ATGCCTGACGTAGCGAAGCCAGCGCCCAAGAAGGGCTCCAAGAAAGCGGTGGCGAAGGCCCCCGGTAAgggcggaaagaagaggagaaagtccaggaaggagagctacgccatctacgtgtacaaggtgctgaagcaggtccaccccgacactgggatctcctccaaggccatgggcatcatgaactccttcgtgagcgacatcttcgagcgcatcgccggtgaggcctctcgtctggctcattacaacaagcgctccaccatcacctccagggagatACAGACCGCCGTtcgcctgctgctgcccggggagCTGGCTAAACACGCCGTGTCTGAGGGCACCAAGGCCGTGACCAAGTACACCAGTTCCAAGTAA
- the LOC133933493 gene encoding histone H3: MARTKQTARKSTGGKAPRKQLATKAARKSAPATGGVKKPHRYRPGTVALREIRRYQKSTELLIRKLPFQRLVREIAQDFKTDLRFQSSAVMALQEASEAYLVGLFEDTNLCAIHAKRVTIMPKDIQLARRIRGERA, from the coding sequence atggcaagaaccaagcagaccgcccgtaaatccaccggaggcaaagcccccaggaagcagctggccaccaaggctgcgcgtaagagcgccccggccaccggcggcgtgaagaagcctcaccgttacaggcccggtaccgtggctctgagagagatccgtcgctaccagaaatcgacggagctgctgatccgcaagctgcccttccagcgcctggtgagagaaatcgctcaggacttcaagaccgacctgcgcttccagagctccgctgtcatggctctgcaggaggccagcgaggcctacctggtcggcctgtttgaggacaccaacctgtgcgccatccacgccaagagggttaccatcatgcccaaggacatccagctggcccgccgcatccgcggagagagagcttaa
- the LOC133933522 gene encoding histone H2A-like — MSGRGKTGGKARAKAKTRSSRAGLQFPVGRVHRLLRKGNYAHRVGAGAPVYLAAVLEYLTAEILELAGNAARDNKKSRIIPRHLQLAVRNDEELNKLLGGVTIAQGGVLPNIQAVLLPKKTEKAPKSK; from the coding sequence ATGTCAGGCAGAGGCAAAACCGGCGGAAAGGCCAGAGCGAAGGCAAAGACTCGCTCTTCCCGCGCtgggctccagttccccgtcggtcgtgttcacagactgctgcgtaaaggcaactacgcacatcgcgttggtgccggcgcccccgtctacctggcggctgtgctggagtacctcaccgctgagatcctggagctggctggaaacgccgcccgcgacaacaagaagagccgtatcatcccccgccacctgcagctggccgtccgcaacgacgaggagctcaacaaactcctgggcggagtgaccatcgctcagggcggcgtgctgcccaacatccaggctgttcttctgcccaagaagaccgagaaggcccccaagtccaagtaa